In the Pseudomonadota bacterium genome, one interval contains:
- a CDS encoding FadR/GntR family transcriptional regulator has product MKTTRSSDVVIKNLLDLIMKGEIMPGDKLPSTENLAKQTGTSVISAREALQNLASIGLVEISHGRGIFLTEGTPVMEELLEARKVIESNTAMMAARNIDSEGLDYIESLLRQMEKSIKGGDFAAFSDMDYEFHLSIGKAAGNRILLKILENIKELLRYQLTTINRLPNVIKTSSLRHREIFDAMKKGDPDLAASIMTQHITEVIESWKQNVAPIEGKRGKNNKMATQK; this is encoded by the coding sequence ATGAAGACTACAAGATCAAGTGATGTAGTAATAAAAAACCTCCTGGACTTGATAATGAAGGGCGAAATCATGCCCGGCGACAAATTGCCTTCCACAGAAAATCTTGCGAAGCAAACAGGCACCAGCGTTATCTCAGCGCGGGAAGCCTTACAAAATTTAGCCTCCATCGGTCTTGTCGAGATCAGCCACGGCAGGGGTATATTTTTAACGGAAGGCACGCCTGTCATGGAAGAACTGCTCGAAGCACGGAAGGTTATCGAATCAAACACCGCAATGATGGCTGCCCGGAACATAGATTCTGAAGGCCTGGATTATATTGAGAGCCTTCTTCGACAGATGGAAAAGAGTATTAAAGGCGGGGATTTTGCGGCATTCAGCGACATGGATTATGAGTTCCATCTTTCCATAGGGAAGGCTGCCGGTAACCGTATTTTATTAAAGATACTGGAGAATATTAAGGAACTTCTTCGTTATCAGTTAACCACGATAAACCGGCTCCCCAATGTCATTAAAACCTCTTCGTTGCGCCACAGAGAGATCTTCGATGCCATGAAGAAAGGAGACCCCGATTTGGCAGCATCGATCATGACGCAGCACATCACCGAAGTGATCGAATCCTGGAAACAAAATGTAGCGCCCATTGAGGGGAAAAGAGGGAAAAACAATAAAATGGCAACACAAAAATAA